The Enterobacter kobei genome has a segment encoding these proteins:
- the pepB gene encoding aminopeptidase PepB, giving the protein MTEAMKITLSTQPADARWGEKASYSINNDGITLHLTGNDDLGLIQRAARKIDGLGIKHVSLEGEGWDTDRSWAFWAGYKGPKGTRKIEWANLDEAGQKELESRLQIIDWVRDTINAPAEELGPEQLAQRAVDLLCGVAGDKMSYRITKGEDLREQNYMGIHTVGRGSERPPVLLALDYNPAGDKEAPVFACLVGKGITFDTGGYSLKQSAFMDSMKSDMGGAATITGALAFAITRGLNKRVKLYLCCADNMVSGNAFKLGDIIRYRNGKNVEVMNTDAEGRLVLADGLIDASAQKPELIIDMATLTGAAKTALGNDYHALFSFDDKLAARLLASAAAENEPFWRLPLAEFHRSQLPSNFAELNNTASAAYPAGASTAAGFLSHFVENYHEGWLHIDCSATYRKAAVEQWSAGATGLGVRTVANLLTAE; this is encoded by the coding sequence ATGACCGAAGCGATGAAGATTACGCTCTCTACGCAGCCTGCCGACGCGCGCTGGGGCGAGAAAGCCAGCTACAGCATCAATAACGACGGTATTACCCTGCACCTGACGGGCAACGATGATTTGGGCCTGATCCAGCGCGCCGCGCGCAAAATCGACGGTCTGGGGATCAAACATGTCTCGCTGGAAGGCGAAGGCTGGGACACCGACCGCAGCTGGGCATTCTGGGCGGGGTACAAAGGTCCGAAAGGCACCCGCAAAATTGAGTGGGCAAACCTCGACGAAGCCGGTCAGAAAGAGCTGGAAAGCCGCCTGCAGATCATCGACTGGGTACGCGACACCATCAACGCCCCGGCGGAAGAGTTAGGTCCTGAGCAGCTGGCGCAGCGCGCCGTTGACCTGCTGTGCGGCGTGGCGGGCGACAAAATGTCCTACCGTATTACCAAAGGTGAAGACCTGCGCGAGCAGAACTATATGGGTATCCACACCGTAGGCCGTGGCTCTGAGCGACCTCCGGTCCTGCTGGCGCTGGATTACAACCCAGCCGGCGATAAAGAAGCTCCTGTCTTTGCCTGCCTGGTCGGCAAAGGCATTACTTTTGACACCGGCGGCTACAGCCTGAAGCAGAGCGCGTTCATGGACTCCATGAAGTCCGACATGGGCGGCGCGGCAACCATCACTGGTGCGCTGGCGTTCGCGATTACCCGCGGCCTGAACAAGCGCGTGAAGCTTTACCTGTGCTGCGCCGACAACATGGTCAGCGGCAATGCCTTCAAGCTGGGTGACATCATTCGCTATCGCAACGGCAAAAATGTTGAAGTGATGAACACCGATGCCGAAGGCCGCCTGGTGCTGGCTGATGGCCTGATTGACGCCTCTGCGCAGAAACCTGAGCTGATTATCGACATGGCGACCCTGACCGGTGCGGCGAAAACCGCCCTGGGGAACGACTACCATGCGCTGTTCAGCTTCGATGACAAGCTGGCCGCACGCCTGCTGGCAAGCGCCGCGGCGGAAAACGAGCCATTCTGGCGTCTGCCGCTGGCCGAGTTCCACCGCAGCCAGCTGCCGTCCAACTTTGCCGAGCTGAATAACACCGCAAGCGCGGCGTATCCGGCAGGGGCAAGTACCGCAGCAGGCTTCCTGTCTCACTTCGTTGAGAACTATCACGAAGGCTGGCTGCACATCGACTGCTCCGCAACCTACCGTAAAGCAGCGGTAGAACAGTGGTCCGCGGGTGCGACCGGTCTGGGCGTGCGTACCGTGGCGAACCTGCTGACGGCTGAGTAA
- the iscX gene encoding Fe-S cluster assembly protein IscX produces MGLKWTDSREIGEALYDANPDLDPKTVRFTDMHQWICDLDDFDDDPNASNEKILEAILLVWLDEAE; encoded by the coding sequence ATGGGACTGAAGTGGACAGACAGCCGTGAGATCGGCGAAGCGCTCTACGACGCGAACCCGGATCTCGATCCGAAAACTGTACGATTCACCGACATGCACCAGTGGATCTGCGATTTAGACGATTTCGACGACGATCCAAACGCATCCAATGAAAAAATTCTGGAGGCGATTCTGTTAGTCTGGTTAGATGAAGCAGAGTAA
- the fdx gene encoding ISC system 2Fe-2S type ferredoxin, with protein MPKIVILPHADLCPDGAVLEAKTGETILDVALRAGIEVEHACEKSCACTTCHCIVREGFDSLAESTEDEDDMLDKAWGLEPDSRLSCQAAVTDEDLVVEFPRYTINHAREH; from the coding sequence ATGCCAAAGATTGTTATTTTGCCTCATGCGGACCTTTGTCCGGATGGCGCTGTTCTGGAAGCGAAGACCGGCGAAACCATTCTCGATGTTGCCCTGCGCGCAGGTATCGAAGTGGAACACGCCTGTGAAAAATCCTGTGCCTGCACTACCTGTCACTGCATCGTGCGTGAAGGTTTTGACTCGCTCGCCGAAAGCACCGAAGACGAAGACGACATGCTGGATAAAGCATGGGGTCTGGAGCCAGACAGCCGCTTAAGCTGCCAGGCCGCGGTGACCGACGAAGATCTGGTCGTGGAATTCCCACGCTACACCATCAACCACGCACGCGAGCATTAA
- the hscA gene encoding Fe-S protein assembly chaperone HscA, which produces MALLQISEPGLSAAPHQRRLAVGIDLGTTNSLVATVRSGQAETLADEQGRHLLPSVVHYQQQGHAVGYDARANAARDPANTISSVKRMMGRSLADIQTRYPHLPYQLQASENGLPMIATEAGLLNPIRVSSDILKALAARATATLGGDLDGVVITVPAYFDDAQRQGTKDAARLAGLHVLRLLNEPTAAAIAYGLDSGQEGVIAVYDLGGGTFDISILRLSRGVFEVLATGGDSALGGDDFDHLLADYIREQAGIADRSDARVQRELLDAAIDAKIALSDAQTVTVNVAGWQGEISRDQFNDLIAPLVKRTLLACRRALKDAGVEADEVLEVVMVGGSTRVPLVRERVGEFFGRTPLTAIDPDKVVAVGAAIQADILVGNKPDSEMLLLDVIPLSLGLETMGGLVEKVIPRNTTIPVARAQEFTTFKDGQTAMSIHVMQGERELVQDCRSLARFALRGIPALPAGGAHIRVTFQVDADGLLSVTAMEKSTGVESSIQVKPSYGLTDGEIASMIQDSMSYAEQDVKARMLAEQKVEAARVLESLTGALNADAALLSAAERQVIDEAAAHLSVVAMGNDADAIEEAIKNVDKQTQDFAARRMDKSVRVALKGQSVDEV; this is translated from the coding sequence ATGGCCTTATTACAAATTAGTGAGCCTGGCTTAAGTGCCGCACCGCACCAGCGTCGTCTGGCGGTGGGTATTGACCTGGGCACCACCAATTCTCTCGTGGCGACCGTGCGTAGCGGCCAGGCGGAAACGCTGGCTGACGAGCAGGGCCGCCATCTGCTGCCTTCCGTGGTCCACTACCAGCAGCAGGGTCACGCGGTAGGCTACGACGCGCGCGCCAACGCCGCGCGCGATCCGGCCAACACCATCAGCTCGGTTAAGCGCATGATGGGCCGTTCGCTGGCTGATATTCAGACCCGTTACCCGCATCTGCCGTATCAGCTTCAGGCCAGTGAAAACGGCCTGCCGATGATCGCGACCGAGGCTGGTCTGCTGAACCCGATCCGTGTTTCTTCGGACATCCTGAAGGCGCTGGCAGCGCGCGCTACGGCGACGCTCGGCGGCGATCTCGACGGCGTGGTGATTACCGTTCCGGCCTATTTTGACGATGCACAGCGTCAGGGCACCAAGGATGCCGCCCGTCTGGCGGGCCTGCACGTATTACGCCTGCTGAACGAACCGACGGCGGCGGCCATTGCCTATGGTCTCGACTCCGGTCAGGAAGGGGTGATTGCCGTTTACGACCTCGGCGGCGGTACCTTTGATATCTCCATCCTGCGCTTAAGCCGTGGCGTATTTGAAGTGCTGGCGACCGGCGGGGATTCCGCGCTGGGCGGCGATGACTTCGACCATCTGCTGGCGGATTACATTCGTGAGCAGGCGGGGATTGCCGATCGCAGCGATGCGCGCGTCCAGCGTGAACTGCTGGATGCCGCCATCGACGCCAAAATTGCCCTCAGCGATGCGCAGACGGTTACCGTGAACGTAGCGGGCTGGCAGGGGGAAATCTCCCGTGACCAGTTTAACGATCTGATCGCACCTTTGGTGAAACGCACGCTGCTGGCCTGCCGTCGCGCATTGAAAGATGCGGGCGTTGAGGCTGACGAGGTGCTGGAAGTGGTCATGGTCGGCGGTTCTACCCGTGTGCCGCTGGTGCGCGAACGTGTAGGTGAGTTCTTTGGCCGCACGCCGCTGACCGCCATCGATCCGGACAAAGTGGTTGCCGTGGGCGCGGCCATTCAGGCCGATATTCTGGTCGGCAACAAGCCGGACAGTGAAATGCTGCTGCTGGACGTTATCCCGCTGTCCCTTGGTTTAGAAACCATGGGTGGCCTGGTGGAGAAAGTCATCCCGCGTAACACCACCATTCCGGTGGCGCGCGCGCAGGAGTTCACCACCTTTAAAGACGGCCAGACTGCGATGTCCATCCACGTCATGCAGGGCGAACGCGAACTGGTGCAGGACTGCCGCTCTCTGGCGCGCTTTGCACTGCGCGGTATCCCGGCATTACCAGCGGGCGGGGCGCATATTCGCGTTACCTTCCAGGTTGATGCGGACGGCCTGCTGAGCGTCACGGCGATGGAAAAATCCACCGGCGTGGAATCGTCCATCCAGGTGAAGCCGTCCTACGGCCTGACCGATGGCGAGATCGCCTCCATGATTCAGGACTCAATGAGCTACGCCGAGCAGGATGTGAAGGCGCGTATGCTGGCGGAACAGAAAGTGGAAGCCGCACGCGTGCTGGAAAGCCTGACCGGTGCACTCAATGCCGATGCCGCGCTGTTAAGCGCCGCTGAGCGTCAGGTGATTGACGAGGCTGCCGCGCACTTAAGCGTCGTCGCCATGGGCAATGATGCTGACGCAATAGAAGAAGCCATTAAAAACGTTGATAAACAAACCCAGGACTTCGCCGCTCGCCGCATGGACAAATCCGTCCGCGTCGCGCTGAAAGGCCAGTCCGTGGACGAGGTTTAA
- the hscB gene encoding co-chaperone HscB produces MDYFTLFGLPAQYPIDLQALTVRFQDLQRQYHPDKFASGTQAEQLAAVSHSATINQAWQTLRHPLARAEYLLSLHGFDLASEQHTVRDTAFLMEQLELREELDEIEQAKDEARLESFITRVKGMFDTRHQQMVEQLNNETWDVAADTVRKLRFLDKLRSSAEQLEEKLLDF; encoded by the coding sequence ATGGATTACTTCACTCTCTTCGGACTACCCGCTCAATACCCGATCGATCTTCAGGCGCTGACGGTCCGTTTTCAGGATTTGCAGCGTCAGTACCATCCGGATAAATTCGCCAGCGGGACGCAGGCCGAGCAGTTGGCTGCAGTTTCGCACTCTGCCACCATTAACCAGGCCTGGCAGACGCTGCGTCATCCGCTGGCGCGTGCTGAATATCTTCTCTCGCTCCACGGTTTTGATCTGGCGAGCGAACAGCATACCGTTCGCGATACGGCGTTTCTGATGGAACAGCTGGAGCTGCGCGAAGAGCTGGATGAGATTGAACAGGCTAAAGACGAAGCGCGCCTGGAAAGCTTTATCACGCGCGTGAAGGGTATGTTTGATACCCGCCATCAGCAGATGGTGGAGCAACTGAACAACGAGACCTGGGACGTGGCGGCAGACACTGTGCGCAAACTCCGTTTTCTCGATAAACTGCGAAGCAGTGCTGAACAACTCGAAGAAAAGCTGCTCGATTTTTAA
- the iscA gene encoding iron-sulfur cluster assembly protein IscA: protein MSITLSDSAAARVSSFLANRGKGFGLRLGVRTSGCSGMAYVLEFVDEPASDDTVFEDKGVKVVVDGKSLQFLNGTQLDFVKEGLNEGFKFTNPNVKDECGCGESFHV from the coding sequence ATGTCGATTACCCTTAGCGACAGCGCTGCCGCGCGAGTAAGCTCTTTTCTGGCGAACCGTGGTAAAGGCTTTGGCCTGCGACTGGGCGTACGTACCTCCGGCTGTTCTGGTATGGCTTACGTACTGGAGTTTGTTGACGAGCCGGCGTCTGATGACACCGTGTTTGAAGACAAGGGCGTGAAGGTGGTGGTCGATGGCAAAAGCCTGCAATTCCTCAACGGCACTCAGCTGGACTTCGTCAAAGAAGGCCTGAACGAAGGGTTCAAATTCACGAACCCGAACGTCAAAGACGAGTGTGGTTGCGGCGAAAGCTTCCACGTTTAA
- the iscU gene encoding Fe-S cluster assembly scaffold IscU yields MAYSEKVIDHYENPRNVGSFDNSDESVGSGMVGAPACGDVMKLQIKVNNEGIIEDARFKTYGCGSAIASSSLVTEWVKGKSLDEAQAIKNTDIAEELELPPVKIHCSILAEDAIKAAIADYKSKREAK; encoded by the coding sequence ATGGCATACAGCGAAAAAGTCATCGATCATTACGAAAACCCGCGCAACGTTGGCTCTTTTGACAACAGCGACGAATCTGTTGGTAGCGGCATGGTCGGTGCACCGGCGTGTGGCGACGTGATGAAGTTGCAGATTAAAGTCAACAATGAAGGTATCATTGAAGACGCGCGCTTCAAGACCTACGGCTGCGGTTCTGCCATTGCGTCCAGCTCCCTGGTCACCGAATGGGTGAAGGGCAAGTCTCTGGACGAAGCACAGGCAATCAAGAACACGGATATTGCTGAAGAACTCGAACTGCCACCGGTGAAAATTCACTGTTCTATTCTGGCAGAAGACGCGATCAAAGCCGCCATTGCGGATTACAAAAGCAAACGTGAAGCAAAATAA
- the iscS gene encoding cysteine desulfurase — MKLPIYLDYSATTPVDPRVAEKMMQCLTLDGNFGNPASRSHRFGWHAEEAVDIARNQIADLVGADPREIVFTSGATESDNLAIKGAANFYQKKGKHIITSKTEHKAVLDTCRQLEREGYEVTYLAPQSNGIIDLKELEAAMRDDTILVSIMHVNNEIGVVQDIATIGEMCRARGIIYHVDATQSVGKLPIDLSQLKVDLMSFSGHKIYGPKGIGALYVRRKPRIRIEAQMHGGGHERGMRSGTLPVHQIVGMGEAYRIAKEEMETEMARLRTLRNRLWDGVKDMEEVYLNGDLEQGAPNILNVSFNYVEGESLIMALKDLAVSSGSACTSASLEPSYVLRALGMTDELAHSSIRFSLGRFTTEEEIDYTIKLVRNSIGRLRDLSPLWEMFKQGVDLNSIEWSHH; from the coding sequence ATGAAATTACCGATTTATCTCGATTACTCCGCAACCACGCCGGTGGACCCGCGTGTTGCCGAGAAAATGATGCAGTGTCTGACCCTGGACGGAAACTTTGGTAACCCAGCTTCCCGTTCACACCGTTTTGGCTGGCATGCTGAAGAGGCGGTTGATATCGCCCGTAATCAGATTGCTGACCTGGTGGGTGCCGACCCGCGTGAGATTGTTTTCACCTCCGGTGCGACCGAATCCGACAACCTGGCGATCAAAGGTGCAGCCAACTTTTATCAGAAAAAAGGCAAGCACATTATCACCAGCAAAACCGAACACAAAGCCGTGCTGGACACCTGCCGTCAGCTGGAGCGTGAAGGGTACGAAGTGACTTACCTGGCGCCGCAGAGCAACGGGATCATCGACCTGAAAGAGCTCGAAGCAGCGATGCGTGATGACACCATTCTGGTCTCCATCATGCACGTCAACAACGAAATCGGCGTCGTTCAGGACATCGCCACCATCGGCGAAATGTGCCGTGCGCGCGGTATTATCTACCACGTAGATGCGACCCAGAGCGTGGGTAAACTGCCTATCGACCTGAGCCAGCTGAAAGTGGACCTGATGTCCTTCTCCGGCCACAAAATCTATGGCCCGAAAGGGATCGGCGCGCTGTACGTTCGTCGTAAGCCACGTATCCGCATCGAAGCACAGATGCACGGCGGCGGTCACGAGCGCGGCATGCGTTCCGGTACGCTGCCTGTACACCAGATCGTGGGCATGGGCGAAGCCTACCGCATTGCGAAAGAAGAGATGGAAACCGAGATGGCACGCCTGCGCACGCTGCGTAACCGTCTGTGGGACGGCGTGAAGGATATGGAAGAAGTGTATCTGAACGGCGATCTCGAGCAGGGCGCGCCAAACATCCTCAACGTCAGCTTCAACTATGTTGAAGGCGAGTCGCTGATCATGGCCCTGAAAGACCTGGCCGTTTCTTCCGGTTCTGCCTGTACGTCTGCAAGCCTGGAGCCATCCTACGTGCTGCGCGCGCTGGGTATGACTGACGAGCTGGCACACAGCTCTATCCGTTTCTCTTTAGGTCGTTTCACTACCGAAGAAGAGATTGACTACACCATCAAGCTGGTTCGTAACTCCATCGGCCGTCTGCGTGACCTTTCTCCACTGTGGGAAATGTTTAAGCAGGGCGTGGATCTGAACAGCATTGAATGGTCACATCACTAA
- the iscR gene encoding Fe-S cluster assembly transcriptional regulator IscR — protein MRLTSKGRYAVTAMLDVALNSEAGPVPLADISERQGISLSYLEQLFSRLRKNGLVSSVRGPGGGYLLGKDAGSIAVGEVISAVDESVDATRCQGKGGCQGGDKCLTHALWRDLSDRLTGFLNNITLGELVNNQEVLDVSGRQHSHDSQRSTRAQDAIDVKLRA, from the coding sequence ATGAGACTGACATCTAAAGGGCGTTATGCCGTGACCGCGATGCTGGACGTTGCGCTCAACTCCGAAGCGGGCCCGGTTCCGTTGGCTGATATTTCTGAACGACAAGGGATCTCCCTCTCCTATCTGGAACAGCTGTTCTCCAGACTGCGTAAAAATGGACTGGTTTCCAGCGTTCGTGGCCCGGGCGGCGGTTATCTGCTGGGTAAAGACGCGGGCAGTATTGCAGTGGGTGAAGTGATTAGCGCAGTTGACGAATCCGTCGACGCGACCCGTTGCCAGGGTAAAGGCGGCTGCCAGGGCGGCGATAAGTGCCTGACCCACGCGCTGTGGCGCGATCTGAGCGACCGTCTGACCGGCTTCCTGAACAACATCACCCTCGGTGAGCTGGTGAATAACCAGGAAGTTCTGGATGTATCAGGCCGTCAGCACAGCCATGATTCCCAACGCAGCACCCGCGCGCAGGACGCCATCGACGTCAAACTGCGCGCGTAA
- the trmJ gene encoding tRNA (cytosine(32)/uridine(32)-2'-O)-methyltransferase TrmJ, which translates to MLQNIRIVLVETSHTGNMGSVARAMKTMGLTNLWLVNPLVKPDSQAIALAAGASDVIGNAQIVDTLDEALAGCSLVVGTSARSRTLPWPMLDPRECGLKSVSEAEQAPVALVFGRERVGLTNDELQKCHYHVAIAANPEYSSLNLAMAVQVIAYEVRMAWLATQEKEVEPKEETAYPLVDDLERFYGHLEQTLLSTGFIREGHPGQVMNKLRRLFTRARPESQELNILRGILASIEQKNKE; encoded by the coding sequence ATGCTGCAAAACATTCGAATCGTGCTGGTCGAAACATCGCACACCGGCAACATGGGCTCCGTTGCCCGCGCTATGAAAACCATGGGCTTAACGAACCTGTGGCTGGTTAACCCGCTGGTGAAGCCAGACTCACAGGCCATCGCCCTGGCCGCCGGAGCCAGCGACGTGATTGGCAACGCGCAGATCGTCGATACCCTCGACGAAGCGCTGGCAGGCTGCAGCCTGGTAGTCGGCACCAGCGCTCGCTCCCGCACATTGCCGTGGCCGATGCTGGACCCGCGCGAATGCGGTCTGAAGAGTGTCTCTGAGGCAGAACAGGCGCCGGTTGCGCTGGTGTTTGGCCGTGAGCGTGTTGGCCTGACCAACGACGAACTGCAGAAATGCCACTACCATGTGGCGATTGCCGCCAACCCGGAATACAGCTCGCTGAACCTGGCGATGGCAGTGCAGGTGATCGCCTACGAAGTGCGTATGGCGTGGCTGGCGACGCAGGAGAAAGAGGTAGAGCCTAAAGAAGAGACGGCCTACCCGCTGGTGGATGACCTGGAGCGTTTCTATGGTCACCTGGAGCAGACGCTGCTTTCGACCGGCTTTATTCGTGAAGGCCATCCAGGCCAGGTGATGAACAAGCTGCGTCGTCTGTTCACCCGCGCGCGCCCGGAAAGCCAGGAGCTGAACATCCTGCGCGGCATTCTGGCGTCGATTGAGCAGAAGAATAAAGAGTAG
- the suhB gene encoding inositol-1-monophosphatase, with protein MHPMLTIAVRAARKAGNVIAKHYETPDSVETSQKGSNDFVTNVDKAAEAIIIETIRKSYPQHTIITEESGEHEGTDQDVQWVIDPLDGTTNFVKRLPHFSVSIAVRIKGRTEVAVVYDPMRNELFTATRGQGAQLNGYRLRCSNARDLDGTILATGFPFKAKQHATTYMNILGKLFTECADFRRTGSAALDLAYVATGRVDGYFELSLKPWDFAAGELIAREAGAIVCDFTGGHNYMSTGNIVAGNPRVVKAMLANMRDELSDALKR; from the coding sequence ATGCATCCGATGCTGACCATCGCCGTGCGCGCAGCGCGCAAGGCGGGTAATGTAATTGCCAAACACTACGAAACGCCAGACTCCGTAGAAACCAGCCAGAAAGGCAGCAATGATTTCGTGACGAATGTCGATAAAGCCGCAGAAGCGATTATTATCGAAACGATCCGCAAATCTTACCCGCAGCACACCATCATCACCGAAGAAAGCGGTGAACATGAAGGTACCGATCAGGATGTTCAATGGGTTATCGATCCACTGGATGGCACCACCAACTTCGTCAAACGCCTGCCACACTTCTCTGTGTCTATCGCCGTACGCATCAAAGGCCGTACTGAAGTCGCTGTTGTCTACGATCCAATGCGTAACGAACTGTTCACCGCTACCCGCGGTCAGGGCGCACAGCTGAACGGCTACCGTCTGCGCTGCAGCAACGCTCGCGATCTGGACGGCACCATCCTGGCGACCGGTTTCCCGTTCAAGGCGAAACAGCACGCAACCACCTACATGAATATCCTGGGCAAACTGTTCACCGAATGCGCGGACTTCCGTCGCACCGGTTCTGCTGCGCTGGATCTGGCTTACGTGGCGACCGGCCGCGTTGACGGATACTTCGAGCTGTCTCTGAAGCCATGGGATTTTGCCGCGGGCGAGCTGATCGCACGTGAAGCAGGTGCCATCGTGTGTGATTTCACCGGCGGCCATAACTATATGTCTACCGGCAACATCGTTGCCGGTAACCCACGCGTCGTTAAAGCCATGCTGGCAAACATGCGTGATGAACTGAGCGACGCGCTGAAGCGTTAA
- a CDS encoding DUF1007 family protein, translated as MQTVKHSAMALFLAVISFTTCAHPHSFISLKTELVTDGTQLSGLKMRWTMDEITSADLLYDAGNAKPGDEIWKKLAAEVMANVLGQHYFTEFWHNGQKVKFLNRPTEYGMSRDGHQAVLTFVLPLAHPQPLAGQKYTFSTFDPTYYVDMHYADESDVQLPASLQKTCKMAVHTPKPSEETLNFAVSLDKEDAPPEDMELGKQFAQEVTLQCQ; from the coding sequence ATGCAGACAGTTAAACACAGTGCGATGGCGTTATTTTTGGCGGTTATCTCCTTCACCACCTGCGCACATCCTCACAGTTTTATCAGCCTGAAAACCGAACTGGTCACCGACGGCACGCAGTTAAGTGGCCTGAAGATGCGCTGGACGATGGATGAAATCACCTCGGCTGACCTGCTTTATGATGCGGGAAATGCGAAGCCCGGCGATGAAATCTGGAAAAAGCTGGCGGCGGAAGTGATGGCTAACGTGCTGGGTCAGCACTACTTCACCGAGTTCTGGCATAACGGCCAGAAGGTGAAGTTTCTTAACCGACCCACGGAGTATGGTATGTCACGCGACGGGCATCAGGCGGTGCTGACGTTCGTCCTTCCGCTGGCGCACCCGCAGCCGCTGGCAGGGCAAAAATATACTTTTTCCACTTTTGACCCCACCTACTACGTCGACATGCACTACGCCGACGAGAGCGATGTACAGCTGCCGGCCTCGTTGCAGAAAACCTGCAAAATGGCGGTTCACACCCCGAAGCCCAGCGAAGAGACGCTGAACTTTGCCGTCTCTCTTGATAAAGAAGATGCGCCACCGGAGGACATGGAGTTGGGTAAACAGTTCGCGCAGGAGGTGACGTTACAATGTCAGTGA
- the csiE gene encoding stationary phase inducible protein CsiE, which yields MMTTLEIPSVLSSSQRRCQVLLMLYLPDAAVTAQSIIAANGVDDVLARQDIAETRDEIQRYHRLDIVTHHDGSYRIEGTALNQRLCLLHWLRRALRLCPQFVSHQFTPALKTALKQHGIARPLYDDANLRALINFCSRKLQRQFECRDIQFLQLYLQYCLIQHHLGNTPQFSHAQRSWTQSRGEYFTAQEIVRHWKRRVPQGAHVDEQLFLALLFMMLRTPDPVLDEHQQDERLRRAIVRMVARFRSQTGMNFSDEQGLTDQLYIHLSQALDRSLFEIGIDNSLPEEIHRLYPRLLRTTKEALFELEAEFGLRFSDEEMSLVAVIFGAWLMQESDLHEKQVVLLTGEDKSCEELIEQQLRELTLLPLNIRYLTLQAFQKEGAPREAALVVTPYPVALPLFSPPLIHAVESLNAQQQEHIRAMLES from the coding sequence ATGATGACGACGCTTGAAATTCCATCTGTGCTTTCCAGTTCGCAGCGCCGTTGCCAGGTGCTTTTAATGCTTTACCTGCCCGATGCTGCCGTCACCGCACAGAGCATAATCGCAGCCAACGGCGTGGACGACGTCCTGGCACGGCAAGATATAGCCGAGACGCGCGATGAAATCCAGCGCTATCACCGGCTGGATATCGTCACGCACCACGACGGCAGCTACCGGATTGAAGGCACTGCCCTGAACCAGCGTTTATGCCTGCTGCACTGGCTGCGCAGGGCGCTCCGCCTTTGCCCGCAGTTTGTCTCGCACCAGTTTACGCCAGCGTTAAAAACCGCGCTTAAACAACACGGCATCGCGCGGCCACTTTACGACGATGCTAACCTGCGGGCGTTAATCAACTTCTGCTCGCGCAAGCTGCAGCGGCAGTTTGAGTGTCGGGACATCCAGTTCTTACAGCTCTACTTACAGTACTGCCTTATCCAGCACCACCTGGGGAATACGCCACAATTTTCCCATGCCCAGCGCAGCTGGACGCAGTCGCGGGGAGAGTATTTTACGGCGCAGGAGATCGTCCGTCACTGGAAGCGGCGCGTTCCTCAGGGCGCGCATGTGGATGAGCAGTTGTTTCTGGCGCTGCTGTTTATGATGCTCCGCACGCCCGATCCGGTGCTGGATGAGCACCAGCAGGATGAGCGTTTGCGTCGCGCCATCGTGCGCATGGTGGCCCGTTTTCGCTCGCAGACCGGGATGAACTTCAGCGACGAGCAAGGGCTGACCGATCAGCTGTATATCCATCTGTCTCAGGCGCTGGACCGTTCCCTGTTTGAAATTGGCATCGACAACAGCCTGCCAGAGGAGATCCATCGTCTCTATCCCCGGCTGTTACGCACCACGAAAGAGGCGTTGTTTGAGCTGGAAGCGGAGTTTGGCCTGCGTTTTTCCGATGAAGAGATGAGCCTGGTCGCGGTGATTTTCGGCGCCTGGCTGATGCAGGAGTCCGATCTCCATGAAAAGCAGGTGGTGCTGTTGACCGGGGAAGATAAATCCTGTGAGGAGCTGATTGAACAGCAGCTGCGCGAGTTGACGCTGCTGCCGCTCAATATTCGCTATCTGACGTTGCAGGCTTTTCAGAAAGAGGGCGCGCCGCGCGAAGCCGCGCTGGTGGTCACCCCCTATCCTGTTGCCCTGCCGCTGTTCTCGCCGCCGTTGATCCACGCGGTTGAATCACTGAATGCGCAGCAGCAAGAGCATATTCGCGCGATGCTGGAGTCGTAG